A region of the Paenibacillus sp. J23TS9 genome:
ATACAAAGTGGGGAAGATACGAAATCGTTTGTGCAAAACGTTTAAAGAAGCTGATGCGCACCTCGTTCAGCAGAATGGCGAACAGAATCGGGAAAACAAATCCCGCAATCAGCCCCATGGTGCTCATCGCCAGCGTATTGCGCAATGACAATAAAAATTGGTCATCGTGGAAGAGTGTTTTGAAATGCTCGAAGCCCACCCACTCCTGCTCAAAGAAGCTGCGCGCCGGCTTATATTTTTGAAATGCCATCGTCCATCCCCAAAGAGGAAGGTAACTGAATACAAACACCCAAATGACGAATGGTAGTGACATCAAATACAAATACTTCTGATTCTTAAAAGTCCTCCAAAAACGTTTTCGTGATGTAGGCGGTTTTCCGGGCTTTTCTCTGTTGACCGGAGTGCTGTCTGGTATGATTGTTGCCGCTTTCAATGTGAATGCCCTCCTCTCTATGCCCTTATTCTAAACTGTTGTAAGCGATTGCAGTACCCTCAAAATTAGTTATAAAATCATATTAAAATTAGACATTTTACAGGGTAAATCACATCCATTCCCCCCTAAAATCATAAAAACCCCTTACCGTCATTTTCCCTTACGGTAAGAGGTTGGGGATTCCCCGACATATTTACGAAATTTCATATTAAAATAATCCGGATTCATATAGCCGATTTTTTCAGCCACCTCATAGACTTTCATGCCCTGCTCCAGGTATTCCTTCGCTTTCTCGATCCGAACCTTGTCCAGATACGTATTGAAGTACTCACCTGTTGTATTCTTGAACATTTTCCCCAAGTAAGCGCTGTTATAATTAAACAAATCGGACAATATTTCAAGCTTTAGATTCTCATGATAACGCCTGTGGATCAGCTCCATCATTTTCTGAATATCATTTCCCTTGCTTCCACGGTTGATCTGTTCGGAGACTTGCTGCAGAAAGGAAACCGTCTCCTCCATCAGATCACGGATATGCCCGCTTTGATAGAAGGCTCCAACTGGAGCGGCATGCTCGGTCAGAAAAGGGCGCAAATCCGAATGTGTTGACTCCAGCCTGGCAAGAATGCTCCCCACCATCCGGATAAGATTCTCCTTCAGCTTCAGTTCATCCATCCCGTCTAGCGCCATTGTGCGGCATATGTTTGCAACGAGCGGTTCCAATTTGGACGGATTGCCGGTTTCAAGAACAAGCAGCAGCCTATTTTCCGCTTCGGCATAATCCAGCATCTCCTGAAAATCTTCTCCAGTATCGACGCATGCTTCTACAGAAATGTCGCGAATGAATGTATCCTTCGAGCAGAAAAAGCTCATTTTGAGGGCCTCGCTGGCTGCAGACAAGGATCGATATGCTTCCTGGGCTCCTGAAACAGTACCTCCAGCCGCCGCACTGAATTCCAGATGCTCCCGGTGGATGATCTGCGTAAGTTCCTGATACAGCTCCCGCTCCGCCTCCTGCAACGGCCGGATGAGAAGAATACCAATATGGGAGGAATAATTAAAGACCATGCCGAGATTCTTACGCTTGATCATCTGCTCTACATTCTGGCGGATGTCTGACAATCTGTCCTCACTGATGGTATTCATCCGCTTCAGCTTGAGCAGCACCACTTCGCAAGGCCCCTCTGGAATACCCAGGGATTCGGCATAGCTGTGCATCTGCGCCGCATCGCCCTTACCGGTTTCAGGCTGGAGTAACTCCTTGAGAATCGCTTCCCTGTTGCGGGTAGGCTCCGCCTCCTGCCACTGGCTGAACTGATGCTCCTTCTCAAGGGTATCTCTCAGCTGATCAAGATAGGAGATCAATTCCTCCTCATCCACAGGCTTCAACAGATAACCATCGATACGATATGTGATGGCACGCTTCGCATATTCAAAGTCGGCATAACCGCTCAGGATGATCACATGGCTGTCTGCGCCTTGGCTGCGAAGCTCCTGGATCAGTTCCAATCCGTCCATTCCCGGCATGCGGATATCGGCGATAATCAGTTCGGGCTTATACAAATTATATTTTTCCAAGGCCTCATGTCCGTTGGCAGCTGTATCCACCACCTGATACCCCTTTTCATTCCACGGGATCAGCGTTCTTAGTCCTTCACGAAGCTTGGGTTCATCGTCTACAATTAACACTTTAATCATCGGGTATTATCCCTCCATTGGAATGCTAAAGGAGATCGCCGTCCCATCGCCGGGGAGACTGTATATGGACAAGCCATAGGGTTCTCCATACGTGAGTTTTAATCTGACATGCACATTTCGCAGCCCGATCCGTTCACCTTCACGTTCCTCTGAATCTTCCAGCGTACTTATGACCTTGCTCAGTCTCTCCGTTGTAATGCCTATACCATTGTCCGTAATCGTAAATCTGGCTTCATTGCCATTCCTCGTAATTTCAACCTTGACGAGTGCCCCTTCAGCATTGTTATCCAGACCGTGCACAACCGCATTTTCCACAAGCGGCTGGATGATCAGCGGCGGGACATGCAGGGCTTCAAGACCCGGATCGACAATGAACTCGTACCTCAGCCGCTCTTCATAACGGAACTGCTGGATATCCAGATAACAGCGGGCCATCTCGAGCTCCTGCTTGAGCGGGATCTTGCTGTTGCCAACCTCCAGATTATTCCGCATCATTTTACCAAGCAGACGGACGACCCTCGCAATCTCAGTCTGACCCTTCATATGCGCCTCCATACGAATCGATTCCAGCGCATTAAACAGGAAATGGGGATTAATCTGACTTGCCAGCATTTTGAAACGGATCTCGCTTTGTTTTTGCTCTAGCAGCCTGTTCTGTTCATTAGAGTGTGTAACTTCTTCCATCAGGTCATGAATGCTTCGTACCATGGAATTAAACTGCCGTGACAGCAGACCAATTTCATCCTTGCCGTCAATTTGCAGGGTCGTATCAAAATCCCCGAGCCCTACCCGGTTGATATGCCTGCTGAGTCTGAGCATCCGCCGCGAGAAGAGAGAAGAAACTCCGTAGATGAGCAGGAAGGCAAGGACAATACTGATCACGATCACTGTAAGCGCAAGTCTGATGATTTGGTTCGGCTCTTTGACAATGCTTCCAATCGAAAACACGGAAATGATACGCACACCGTTTTCGCTGGAAACTGGCTTAAGCTCGTCTATTAGTACTTTTGAAGGGATCCCGTTTAATGTGGCTTCGAAAGTACCGCTTCTTTGAGACATAATGTTTTTGTCCAGCGAGATATCTGTCAGCTTCTTATCATTCCAGTCACTCCGGTTTGCCGCAATAATATAATCCTGATCGTCCACGATCATCGTATCGAAGGTTTCCTGGTTAAGGATGGAGTTCAGCATACTGGTATTGACATTCAGCACCAGAACTCCATACTTTTTCAAGCTTTCCAGCTCGATGTTCCGGACCAGGCTCAAATATTTATGATGGTCCCGTTCATCCTCAATGTACCTCCAGCTGACCAGACTTTCATGCCGCAGGGCATTCTGATACCATTCACTGGCCTTGATATCATCCGAAGCATTGATCAGCTCCCAGTTATTCAGCAGTGTTGCATTGTCCGTATACAGCCGAATATTCGATATTTCCTTATAAAGGCGAAGGTATTCCCGCATGTCGGGATAATCCCTGTAGGCCTCGACCACATCATAAACGCTTTCATATTGCTTGTTGGCAAGCTTTTTGAGTCTGGCATCATTGGATAACCGGTACGAAATATCGAGAGAAACGCGAATGACTTCTTCCGTTCTTTTCTTGATCCGGTCCACGTTGGTTGAAGCCTGCTCCATCGCATTGTTAAACGCCATTTGCTTCATTTCAACGGTTAGATAACCACCGACCAGAAGCACTGGCAGCAGTGCTGCCAGCAGGAAAGACAAAAGCAGCTTGTTTCGTATTTTGATATCATTCAGCAGCATGACGATCCGATGCCACATGTCTATCTTCCCCCATGGCCTCTATTCAGCCGGAAGCTTGCAACCTCACAGGTATTGTCACTTCAGCTCTCTCAACTGTATATCCTACTTGCGGTAAGCTGCAAGTCTATCATTCAAATCTTTCGTCTTCCCGTACACATCCTGGTAAATTCCAAACAGGCCAGAGTACACTTCTACCTGTTCGGGATCGGGGGAGTAGGTCTTAGCAGGACGAATAAACACTCCGGCGCATTCCGCCAGAGACGAAAACCATTCGCATCCGTATGCCGCCAGCATAGCAGCGCCCATGGCAGGTCCCTGCTCGCTTTCCAGCTTAATGATATTTGCGTTGAAAATATCCGCCTGCATTTGCAGCCAAACTTCATTTTGTGCTCCCCCACCGATCGCCGTCACTTCGGTGATATCCTTGCCGGATTGCCGGATGATATCTATGGATTCACGGAGCGAGAAAGTAATGCCTTCCATGACCGAACGCGCAAAATGCTTAAGTGTATGGCCGGAATCCATTCCAATGAAACTGCCGCGGATATCCGCATCCGGATGAGGCGTGCGCTCACCTGAGATGTATGGCGTGAACAACAATCCCCCGCTTCCGGCAGGAACAGCTTCAATGCCTTCGAGCAAGCGATCAAAGGAAGCTTCCTTGGCAAAGGTATCCTTGAACCAGGAAAGACTATGCCCCGCGGCCAGTGTGACCCCCATAACGTAAAAAGCATTCTCTTCGCCATGGTTAAAGAAATGCATTTTTCCCTGCGGGTTGATATCCTTGCGGCTTTCATAGGAGAGGACAACCCCTGACGTGCCGATACTGCACATCGTTTTTCCTTCTCCAAGAATTCCCGCCCCGATCGCACCGCAGGCATTATCCGCGCCACCTGCAAACACCCTGGTCGATGGAAGCAATCCGGCAGCTTCAGCCACTTCCGGCAGCAGCGTTCCTGTCAGTTCAGAGGATTCTACCAACGGAGGGCATAAAGACAGCGGCAGATCAAAGGCCTCAGCAATTTCAGAGCTCCATACCTTATTCGCTACATCCAACAGAAGCGTACCTGCTGCATCCGAATAATCCATACCAAAGCTGCCCGTCAAGCGGTATCTCACGTAATCCTTCGGCAGCAGAAACAAATCCGCCTGTGACAAAATCTCAGGCTCATGCTCCTGAACCCATAGGATTTTCGGAAGTGTGAACCCTTCAAGCGCACGGTTTCGTGCAATATCCAGCAGCTTGCTTCCAAGCGTCTTTTCAATCTTGCGGCACTGCTGCGTTGTCCGAGTGTCATTCCATAGAATGGCCGGACGCAGAACTTTGCCTTTCGAGTCCACCAATACAAGTCCATGCATCTGTCCCGAGAAGCTCAAGCCCTCCACATCAGCTGGATCAGCTTCGGATTTCTCCATCAGCCTGCGAAGACTTGCAATGGTACGATCCGCCCAATCTTCCGGATTTTGCTCACTCCAGCCCGGCTCAGGTCTGTGAAGCGGATAGTTCTCCGAATGCTCGCATACCACCTTGCCCTCCGCGGAGACAAGCACCGATTTAACCGCACTCGTCCCGATATCGATTCCAATTACATATTTCATATTCCGCCTCCTAAGGCTCAAGGTGTTGTATTTCAATATCCTAAATCGGTTCCATTAAACAAGCAAAAGGCTGCCGAAGAATGCTGTCTTCAGGCAACCTCCGCTGCATGTTACTTGTACGATATTTTTGATTATTCAGACAAAATATATTGATTCAGCATCGCCTTCAGCATTTCCTGGCGGCCGGATTCATTTTTACGCGGTTGATTATTATTCAGAGCATATTCAGCCAGAGAAGCTAGGGTTGCTTTTCCGGATACGATATCGGCGCCAATGCCTTCCTTAAAGCTGCTGTAACGTTTTTCAACAAAGTTATCGAATGCGCCGTCCTCCAGCATTTTGGCCGCTACCTTAAGCCCTTTCGCATAGGTATCCATGCCTGCGATATGAGCGTGGAACAGATCCTCGGGTTCGAAGGATTGACGGCGTACTTTTGCATCGAAGTTGATGCCGCCTTTGCCAAGTCCATCATTCTTCAGCACTTCGTATAAAGTCAGGGTAGCATCATAAATGTTAACCGGGAATTCATCCGTATCCCAGCCCAATAGCATATCGCCCTGGTTGGCATCCAGTGAACCGAGCATGCCGTTAATACGTGCCACACGCAGTTCATGGTCAAAAGTATGACCCGCCAAGGTTGCATGGTTAGCTTCCAGGTTCAGTTTGAAATGCTGGTCCAAATCGTATTTTTGCAGGAATGATATCGTCGTAGCTGCATCAAAATCATATTGGTGTTTGGTCGGCTCTTTCGGTTTCGGTTCGATCAGGAACTGAGCATCAAAGCCGATCTCCTTCGCATAATCGACTGCCATGGAGAACAAGCGGGCCATATTGTCCATTTCCAGCTTCATGTCGGTGTTCAGAAGGGTTTCATAGCCTTCACGGCCGCCCCAGAATACATAGTTTTCCGCTCCAAGCCGTTTGCCGACTTCAAGGCCCTTCTTGATCTGGGCAGCTGCATGTGCATATACATCCGCATTGCATGTCGAGCCGGCACCATGCATATAACGCGGATTCGTGAACATGTTCGCTGTATTCCACAGCAGCTTTTTACCCGAGCTCTTCATGCCCTGCTCGATCAAATCCACAATGGTATCAATATTGCCGTAGAATTCGTTCAGACTGCTGCCTTCCGGTGCAATATCAATATCATGGAAACAAAAGTACTGCAGATTCATTTTATCCATAAATTCAAAGGCCGCTTCCACACGTGCCTTCGCTTTGTCCATACCGCTAAGATGATCCCAGCTGCGGACTGCCGTATCCGTACCGAACGGATCTGATCCGCCTGCGGTCAATGTATGCCAGTAAGCCATGGCGAAACGCAGATGCTCTTCCATCGTTTTTCCGGCTACCTTTTCCTCCGGATTATAGTATTTGAATGCAAAGGGGTTGGTAGAACGACTGCCCTCGTAATTGATTTTTCCGACGTTTTCAAAATATGCCATGTGTATGCTCCTCCTTAAATTTCCTTGAACGCAAACGTTTACAACAACATCCTAACACAATGTAATCACTTTGTATATTGGTTAAACAAAGTTTTTTTATCTGGATTTTATTTCCCTTGTTCAAAGTATTGGAGCACTTTATACCTTCACGTTAACGTCGGTAATCTGTATTGCAATTTACGCAAGAAAACTCTAGACTAGGGGTCATACAAAAAATCGTAACGTTCCTGAAGGATGTGTTATACGTCGTGAAAGTCACTGGTGACCAGGCGCTCGTCAAGAAAATAAACAAATCGCTGATCCTGCATACCATTCGCAAGCATGCCGAGCTGTCCCGCGCCAGGATATCGGAAATGACAGGCTTGAACAAAGCAACCGTGTCCAACCTAGTTGCCGAGCTGCAGGAAGATCAGCTTGTGCTGGAAGCCGGACCCGGAGAATCCAGCGGCGGACGAAAGCCGCTCATCTTGCATTTTAATGCCATGGCCGGCTGTGTGATCGGCATGGAGCTCCGCGTCAAACAGCTTACCGCTGTGCTGTGCGATCTGAACGGATCCGTGCTTCGCGAAGCTGAGTCTCCTCTTTACCAGCATGATCTTCCATATGTCTTTGAAGCCATGAAGACTATGATCGCCACACTTATAGACGCGGCTCCATTAACTCATTACGGTATTGTAGGCATCGGTGTCGGTGTTCCAGGCATGGTAGATGAGCATGGGGTGGTACTCTTTGCTCCCAATCTCGGTTGGGAGAAGATTCATCTGCGTGAGCTGCTAGAGGAAAACTTCTCGATCCCCGTTATTATTGACAATGAAGCCAACAGCGGTGCTCTTGGAGAGCTCAATTTTGGCAGAGGTGAAGATGTAAGGCATCTGCTCTATATCAGCGCAGGCTCAGGAATCGGCTCCGGGATCATTATCGGTGGAGAGCTCTACAAGGGTTCCAGAGGATACGCCGGTGAGACCGGACATATGTGCATCGAAGCGGAAGGAACACCGTGCAGCTGCGGCAGCCGAGGCTGCTGGGAATTGTATGCATCCGAAAAAGCCTATGATCTTGCAGCTTTGGAGCTGCCTGCTTATCATACACGCGAGCTTATCCGTTACGCCGATCAAGGTAATGCCGCTGCATGCCAGCAGTTCGCCGTGATGGGCACCTATCTTGGCATTGGACTGACCAATCTTATTAACAGCTTCAATCCTGAGCTGATTGTCATCGGAGGCGCGCTCTCCGAAGCCCGGGGATGGTTAGAAGGTCCGATGCAGCAAGTTGTAGCAAGGTGTACGCTTCCCTATCATAAGCAGCAGCTTGAAATCGCATTTTCCACACTCGGCAGCCGTGCAGCAATGATCGGTGCTGGCTTTTCAGCAGCCATACATTTTCTGGGTCACACACGCGTTATGATGTAGCTTTGCATGGACGACACAAAAAGGGCCTCTGGAATGATAACTCCACTGGCCCTTTTTATGATCTAATATAAGCAATACAAATAAAAAACGCCTTTCGGCGTTATGTTTTATGTATGGAGCGGGTGATGGGAATACTCAACATCCTGATTCAAATACGAGCTTCCAGCTCGCGATATAGAGGAAATGTTGACGCGCGTCCTCGGTGGGACTACCCGGTGAAGCAGGCTCGGACGGTCGCCCCCACGCTGCGTCGGTTCTCTCCTACACAACCGCTCAAATAAAAAAACGCCTTTCGGCGTTATGTTTTATGTATGGAGCGGGTGATGGGAATACTCAACATTTTGATTCAAATGCGAGCTTCCAGCTCGCGGTATAGAGGAAATGTTGACGCGCGTCCTCGGTGGGACTACCCGGTGAAGCAGGCCTCGGACGGTCGCCCCCACGCTGCGTGGGTTCTCTCCCACACAACCGCTCAATAAAAAAACGCCTTTCGGCGTTATGTTTTATGTATGGAGCGGGTGATGGGAATCGAACCCACGCTATCAGCTTGGAAGGCTGAAGTTCTACCATTGAACTACACCCGCATCGAAAAGAAAGTATCGGGATGACACGATTTGAACATGCGACCCCCTGGTCCCAAACCAGGTGCTCTACCAAGCTGAGCTACATCCCGATGCAGAGGTAATACAGTTAAATGGAGCGGACGACGGGAATCGAACCCGCGACCCTCGCCTTGGCAAGGCGATGCTCTACCGCTGAGCCACGTCCGCATAAACATGGTGCGCGTGGAGGGACTTGAAC
Encoded here:
- the xylA gene encoding xylose isomerase; amino-acid sequence: MAYFENVGKINYEGSRSTNPFAFKYYNPEEKVAGKTMEEHLRFAMAYWHTLTAGGSDPFGTDTAVRSWDHLSGMDKAKARVEAAFEFMDKMNLQYFCFHDIDIAPEGSSLNEFYGNIDTIVDLIEQGMKSSGKKLLWNTANMFTNPRYMHGAGSTCNADVYAHAAAQIKKGLEVGKRLGAENYVFWGGREGYETLLNTDMKLEMDNMARLFSMAVDYAKEIGFDAQFLIEPKPKEPTKHQYDFDAATTISFLQKYDLDQHFKLNLEANHATLAGHTFDHELRVARINGMLGSLDANQGDMLLGWDTDEFPVNIYDATLTLYEVLKNDGLGKGGINFDAKVRRQSFEPEDLFHAHIAGMDTYAKGLKVAAKMLEDGAFDNFVEKRYSSFKEGIGADIVSGKATLASLAEYALNNNQPRKNESGRQEMLKAMLNQYILSE
- a CDS encoding response regulator transcription factor, with the translated sequence MIKVLIVDDEPKLREGLRTLIPWNEKGYQVVDTAANGHEALEKYNLYKPELIIADIRMPGMDGLELIQELRSQGADSHVIILSGYADFEYAKRAITYRIDGYLLKPVDEEELISYLDQLRDTLEKEHQFSQWQEAEPTRNREAILKELLQPETGKGDAAQMHSYAESLGIPEGPCEVVLLKLKRMNTISEDRLSDIRQNVEQMIKRKNLGMVFNYSSHIGILLIRPLQEAERELYQELTQIIHREHLEFSAAAGGTVSGAQEAYRSLSAASEALKMSFFCSKDTFIRDISVEACVDTGEDFQEMLDYAEAENRLLLVLETGNPSKLEPLVANICRTMALDGMDELKLKENLIRMVGSILARLESTHSDLRPFLTEHAAPVGAFYQSGHIRDLMEETVSFLQQVSEQINRGSKGNDIQKMMELIHRRYHENLKLEILSDLFNYNSAYLGKMFKNTTGEYFNTYLDKVRIEKAKEYLEQGMKVYEVAEKIGYMNPDYFNMKFRKYVGESPTSYRKGK
- a CDS encoding ROK family transcriptional regulator, which codes for MKVTGDQALVKKINKSLILHTIRKHAELSRARISEMTGLNKATVSNLVAELQEDQLVLEAGPGESSGGRKPLILHFNAMAGCVIGMELRVKQLTAVLCDLNGSVLREAESPLYQHDLPYVFEAMKTMIATLIDAAPLTHYGIVGIGVGVPGMVDEHGVVLFAPNLGWEKIHLRELLEENFSIPVIIDNEANSGALGELNFGRGEDVRHLLYISAGSGIGSGIIIGGELYKGSRGYAGETGHMCIEAEGTPCSCGSRGCWELYASEKAYDLAALELPAYHTRELIRYADQGNAAACQQFAVMGTYLGIGLTNLINSFNPELIVIGGALSEARGWLEGPMQQVVARCTLPYHKQQLEIAFSTLGSRAAMIGAGFSAAIHFLGHTRVMM
- the xylB gene encoding xylulokinase; translation: MKYVIGIDIGTSAVKSVLVSAEGKVVCEHSENYPLHRPEPGWSEQNPEDWADRTIASLRRLMEKSEADPADVEGLSFSGQMHGLVLVDSKGKVLRPAILWNDTRTTQQCRKIEKTLGSKLLDIARNRALEGFTLPKILWVQEHEPEILSQADLFLLPKDYVRYRLTGSFGMDYSDAAGTLLLDVANKVWSSEIAEAFDLPLSLCPPLVESSELTGTLLPEVAEAAGLLPSTRVFAGGADNACGAIGAGILGEGKTMCSIGTSGVVLSYESRKDINPQGKMHFFNHGEENAFYVMGVTLAAGHSLSWFKDTFAKEASFDRLLEGIEAVPAGSGGLLFTPYISGERTPHPDADIRGSFIGMDSGHTLKHFARSVMEGITFSLRESIDIIRQSGKDITEVTAIGGGAQNEVWLQMQADIFNANIIKLESEQGPAMGAAMLAAYGCEWFSSLAECAGVFIRPAKTYSPDPEQVEVYSGLFGIYQDVYGKTKDLNDRLAAYRK
- a CDS encoding sensor histidine kinase, which encodes MWHRIVMLLNDIKIRNKLLLSFLLAALLPVLLVGGYLTVEMKQMAFNNAMEQASTNVDRIKKRTEEVIRVSLDISYRLSNDARLKKLANKQYESVYDVVEAYRDYPDMREYLRLYKEISNIRLYTDNATLLNNWELINASDDIKASEWYQNALRHESLVSWRYIEDERDHHKYLSLVRNIELESLKKYGVLVLNVNTSMLNSILNQETFDTMIVDDQDYIIAANRSDWNDKKLTDISLDKNIMSQRSGTFEATLNGIPSKVLIDELKPVSSENGVRIISVFSIGSIVKEPNQIIRLALTVIVISIVLAFLLIYGVSSLFSRRMLRLSRHINRVGLGDFDTTLQIDGKDEIGLLSRQFNSMVRSIHDLMEEVTHSNEQNRLLEQKQSEIRFKMLASQINPHFLFNALESIRMEAHMKGQTEIARVVRLLGKMMRNNLEVGNSKIPLKQELEMARCYLDIQQFRYEERLRYEFIVDPGLEALHVPPLIIQPLVENAVVHGLDNNAEGALVKVEITRNGNEARFTITDNGIGITTERLSKVISTLEDSEEREGERIGLRNVHVRLKLTYGEPYGLSIYSLPGDGTAISFSIPMEG